From the genome of Argentina anserina chromosome 4, drPotAnse1.1, whole genome shotgun sequence, one region includes:
- the LOC126791095 gene encoding probable methyltransferase At1g27930, with protein sequence MIEMKNLINLKSLLVAVLIFFLGAVLFMSSLTGTGTSFLCSLPNFIDDYNPTAAQVQAVFHYATSHTTPQQSRAEISVSFEVLKSRAPCNFLVFGLGHDSLMWTTFNPRGTTLFLEEDPKWVQTVLKDAPELRAETVNYRTQLKQADELLGLYKFEPACKPSVAVIRGNERCKLALSNLPEEVYEKEWDLIMIDAPRGYFPEAPGRMAAIFSAAVMARRRRGSGATHVFLHDVDRKVEKAFAEEFLCRKYLVKAVGRLWHFEIPSADNATDASFC encoded by the coding sequence ATGATCGAGATGAAGAATCTGATAAACCTAAAGAGCTTGCTGGTCGCCGTTTTGATCTTTTTCCTCGGCGCCGTGTTGTTTATGTCCAGCCTCACCGGAACAGGGACCTCCTTCCTCTGCTCCCTCCCTAATTTCATTGATGATTACAACCCCACGGCGGCTCAGGTCCAGGCGGTGTTCCATTACGCAACGTCCCATACGACCCCACAGCAATCGCGCGCCGAGATCAGCGTCTCCTTCGAGGTCCTCAAATCGCGGGCGCCGTGCAATTTTCTCGTCTTCGGTCTCGGCCACGACTCGCTCATGTGGACCACGTTCAACCCACGTGGCACGACGCTGTTCCTCGAGGAGGATCCTAAGTGGGTCCAGACCGTCCTCAAGGACGCGCCGGAGCTTCGGGCCGAGACCGTGAACTACCGAACGCAGCTGAAGCAGGCGGACGAGCTGCTCGGCCTGTACAAGTTTGAACCGGCGTGCAAGCCGTCGGTGGCTGTCATACGTGGCAATGAGCGGTGCAAGCTGGCGCTGAGCAATCTGCCGGAGGAGGTGTACGAGAAGGAGTGGGACTTGATCATGATCGACGCGCCGCGGGGTTATTTTCCGGAGGCGCCGGGTAGGATGGCGGCGATATTCTCGGCGGCGGTAATGGCCAGGAGGAGGCGGGGGTCAGGTGCTACGCATGTGTTCTTGCACGACGTGGACAGGAAGGTGGAGAAGGCTTTTGCGGAGGAGTTTCTATGCCGGAAGTATCTTGTTAAGGCCGTCGGGAGGCTCTGGCATTTTGAGATTCCCTCCGCCGATAACGCCACCGACGCAAGTTTTTGCTAA
- the LOC126791654 gene encoding uncharacterized protein LOC126791654 yields the protein MITSSSRKQRVCGAHKKNVQPVSTTTLSTNYDLLLNETAETCLGHDALSDDCKENKCCEEGTAECMLVENLPMELILLNTLKIEITISIKRWKYSTHPMMHTLVMLAERLVSPLFERRTTTVRTHNLQLI from the exons ATGATTACATCTTCCTCTAGAAAGCAGAGAGTCT GTGGGGCTCATAAGAAGAATGTGCAGCCTGTTAGTACAACCACTTTAAGTACAAATTATGACTTGCTGCTTAATGAAACTGCTGAGACTTGTCTGGGGCATGATGCTTTAAGTGATGATTGCAAGGAGAATAAG TGTTGTGAGGAGGGTACTGCCGAGTGCATGCTGGTGGAGAATCTGCCAATGGAG ttgattttgttgaataCTTTGAAAATAGAGATCACAATTTCCATCAAGAGATGGAAGTACAGTACTCACCCGATGATGCACACGTTGGTTATGTTGGCCGAGAGACTTGTGAGTCCACTGTTTGAGAGGAGAACAACTACTGTGAGAACACATAATCTTCAGTTGATATAA